The DNA sequence agacagacagacaaacagatagttagacagattgacagacagacagctagacagacagacagacagacagacagctagacagatATAGACAGCTAGATatacagatagatagacagacagacagctagacagatATAGACAGCTAGATACACAGattggtagacagacagacagacagacagacagacagacagacagacagacagacagacaggcagctagacagacagctagacagcAGCTAGATAAATAGTTAGACAGacagctagataaccagctagacagacagctagacagcAGCTAGAtagatagttagacagacagcTAGATAGACTATTTTGAAGCTCTAAGTACTGACAAAGACCCTGACTCTGGTTGTAAGGTATTTGTAGAAATTGAGTGTTCTGGCCCTATTATAATAATATTACTTCACAGTTCCTTCATGACCCAACTACCTGAAGAATAGCCATGTAGATTTGACCAACAAAGGCCttcatgtactgtatagtctgtatggaTAAAGGTGAGACAGACAGGCTTTTTTAAAGTTCTAGGTACAGGCAGAAACCTAGAGAGTCTATATAGCAGCTATACTATAGAGCTGATGGTTTCATATGGTCCAATAAGCTCTTCACCTTGTATTAACCTCTTACACATGAGGCATCTTTATCCTTTATCCACATGGTGATTTATGAACAATTATTATAAACAATAAGGTGGTCTTTTGATGTCTTTCATTCACGTTTTAGAGTGaatttgacattttttatttttgtccaGTTTGGGATTTTAGAACGTTTTTGACAGTTGGTCTATTGTAATTTTATTTTGCACTAACTTGCTCACTCTCTAACTAACTGAGAACTAACATAACTAACTACCTTGTGACTAACTATCTGATAACTAATAAAcgtgtaactaactaactactaaCTGACttatttgtgtattttatttaacctttatttattcaattaaggttaaataattaacaataaattcttatttacaatgatggcctgccTAActggtaactaactaactaactaactaactaactaactatctgGTAACCAACTAACTAACTGGTAACTAACTAACTGGTAACTAACTAACAAACTGGTATTGTCTGTCCCCCAGGTCTGAGACATGGTCTAAGCCAGTAACTAACTGGTTTGTCTGTCCCCCAGGTCTGAGACATGGTCTAGGCCAGTAACTAACTGGTATTGTCTGTCCCCCAGGTCTGAGACATGGTCTAGGCCAGTAACTAACTGGTTTGTCTGTCCCCCAGGTCTGAGACATGGTCTAGGCCAGTAACTAACTGGTTTGTCTGTCCCCCAGGTCTGAGACATGGTCTAGGCCAGTAACTAACTGGTATTGTCTGTCCCCCAGGTCTGAGACATGGTCTAGGCCAGTAACTAACTGGTTTGTCTGTCCCCCAGGTCTGAGACATGGTCTAGGCCAGTAACTATCTGGTTTGTCTGTCCCCCAGGTCTGAGACATGGTCTAAGCCAGTAACTAACTGGTTTGTCTGTCCCCCAGGTCTGAGACATGGTCTAGGCCAGTAACTAACTGGTTTGTCTGTCCCCCAGGTCTGAGACATGGTCTAGGCCAGCTGACATTAAGTGATGGGACGTGTTACACGGGTCAGTTCGAGAACGGACTCTTCAACGGCTGTGGGATGCTGGTCTTCCCTGATGGATCCAGGTAACAATGTCTCACCATTCCTATTTCACCTTTGACCCTGCTAATGACATTACAACTGTCTGACGTCTAAAACGCCAGCTGTGTCTaaaatgacaacctattccccCTTATAGCAGGTCTTTTGACCGATGCCCTGAGGCGAGGTGTTGCATTAGATATCTCCCCTGATCATTTTCTTAATTTGTTACTTCTAACTGGAAAAGGCTTGAATTCCTTACCACGTCCATGTGATTTTGCAAACAGATGTTCTCTTAGTGTTGTGATTTTAGAACAACAGGCAACGCTTTCCTCTAGATCCAACTCTACTCGGATGTCACACAaagtcatttgggatgcaatttatGTTGCTTGCAACATGATTATAACGAACCTCCTTCACCTTGAGAGCAAAGCTTGATTGAGATAATTAAGTGTCAGTTGCTTTAACGAGGATCTCGAAACGTCACACACTGCGCGGCTCAAGTAAAACTAATCGCTGCACAAATGGACTTTTCTTTGCTGTGTATTGTATTCCGTGTCACAGAGCACGTAGCAGACTTAGGTTGTGAGAACAGGAGAATGGATCATTCCATCAGTGAAGATTCCACCCACCTCAGGTCAAGGTTCCCTGCTATATGTGTCTGTGTTCTGACAGCATTCTGTTCTTGTTAGAGACATCTTGGTGACATTTCTCAGCTGAATAATATCTATTATATGACAGCATAGCTCACTAAATAGTTCTGCACCAGACAACTGCCTAACAAATACATTTTGGAGAATCCACTCAAAACAAACTGAACACATTCAATCAAAACAAACTCCTTGACATTGGGGTCCTATTCATTATGATAAGCAATGAAAAACACTTTTAAACGCTTTGCAACAGAAAACTAAAATCAGATTAATAatgttacttggtgatatggtgctgctagtgaaaaacaacatagtcagaatgttacttggtgatatggtgctgctagtgaaaaacaacatagtcagaatgttacttggtgatatggtgctgctagtgaaagACAACATAGTCAGAatgttacttggtgatatggtgctgctagtgaaaaacaacatagtcagaatgttacttggtgatatggtgctgctagtgaaaaacaacatagtcagaatgttacctggtgatatggtgctgctagtgaaaaacaacatagtcagaatgttacttggtgatatggtgctgctagtgaaaaacaacatagtcagaatgttacttggtgatatggtgctgctagtgaaaaacaacatagtcagaatgttacctggtgatatggtgctgctagtgaaagACAACATATTCAGAatgttacttggtgatatggtgctgctagtgaaaaACAACATCGTCAGAatgttacttggtgatatggtgctgctagtgaaagACAACATAGTCAGAatgttacttggtgatatggtgctgctagtgaaagACAACATAGTCAGAatgttacttggtgatatggtgctgctagtgaaaaacaacatagtcagaatgttacttggtgatatggtgctgctagtgaaagACAACATAGTCAGAatgttacttggtgatatggtgctgctagtgaaagACAACATAGTCAGAatgttacttggtgatatggtgctgctagtgaaagACAACATAGTCAGAatgttacttggtgatatggtgctgctagtgaaaaacaacatagtcagaatgttacttggtgatatggtgctgctagtgaaagACAACATAGTCAGAatgttacttggtgatatggtgctgctagtgaaaaacaacatagtcagaatgttacttggtgatatggtgctgctagtgaaagACAACATAGTCAGAatgttacttggtgatatggtgctgctagtgaaaaacaacatagtcagaatgttacttggtgatatggtgctgctagtgaaaaacaacatagtcagaatgttacttggtgatatggtgctgctagtgaaaaacaacatagtcagaatgttacttggtgatatggtgctgctagtgaaaaacaacatagtcagaatgttacctggtgatatggtgctgctagtgaaaaacaacatagtcagaatgttacttggtgatatggtgctgctagtgaaaaacaacatagtcagaatgttacttggtgatatggtgctgctagtgaaaaacaacatagtcagaatgttacttggtgatatggtaCTGCTAGTGAAAGACAACATTTGTAGACAGAATACAGACAACGGCGTTAAAACCAAGGTTACGATTGATACACAGTGTGTATACGTTTGATACACAGTGGTTGTACAAATGTATAGTATTAGTATACATATGTCTATTTTCAGAGAGATGAACAGAGTGCAATGCAGTTTAGTGCAGTTATTTAGATTACAGTTCAGACATGGCTTGATGCGGTGTGCAGCATCGAGTCCATAGTCTTTTAGTCTCTATAGGCCAGATAGCtgtttggtgagggccacagcccGGGGGAATAAACTTTTCAGGTGGCAGTTTTGGTCATGAGTGACCTGAACCGCCTGCCAGAGGGGCATTTTTGGAGGAGGGGGTGACCGGGTGGGAGGGGTCGGGATGATCTTTCCTGCACGCTTCCTTGCCCTGGAGTCGAGCAGGACCTCGATGGAGGGCAGGTGGCAGCCGATGGCCCTCTCTGCAGAATGGACAGTGCATTGCAGTTTGCCCTTGCAGCGGGTGTTTGCCCTTGCAGAAAGGTGTTTTCCCAGCTTCACGTGTTGCATCATGTTGAACAGGAAGTCAGTGATCCACTGACAGATGGAGCTGGACACGTTCAGCTGGGAGTGTCTTGTAACAGTTTTGGGATGATGCTATTGAATGCTGAACTAAAGTTCACAAACAATATCACTGCATAtggatgctggagtgagtagtcgtgctgttCTTCGCTCCGCGGGAAATATTACATTTCCTTACATtccttacattacaacggaacgatttgattagtgtaatgttagctagttagctacatagttgtctttgcatcaaggataaaggtgtagctaaaggtgtaggtgtagctttgagaaactaacttttagaaactaacaaggttagctagccagctagccagctgtatttgttcgttcgcgccgttttccaaacggcgtcaacatcacaacaccacagccactgctagctagccaactttaccaactagcggtactgtagaaactaaaaacattacaacggaacgatttgattagtgtaacgttagctagctacatagttgtctttgtatcaaagataaaggtaaacgcagccactgctagctagccaactctaccagctaccagctagcagtactgtatcattttttgtcaataagatttttgcaacgtaagctttcgagttgtgtagtccacttgtgtagctagcaggactgactttgtgttagctagccaacgtttaattacttctgcgttgtgaaaggaactagacacggacacgaattaTCCATTGGtcgtttgttgtaaccaagtattggtgctaaccgtgtgttattggatgctagcatgctagttagctacggcgtcataggacacggtgcactgggtgaatttcacggaagaatactgtaccaagttatctagctgaataaactaagtttgagcctattcctggagacattgaaccactgtagtttacatcaattataatttctaagtggaagttggaatagttatatttgagtgtttcagcgaatggttagtgagggaggccctgctctctcgcttccccagttgtttagtttccaatctcctttgcattagcgtagcctcttctgtagcctgtcaactatgtgtctgtctatccctgttctctcctctctgcacaggccacacaaacgcttcacaccgcatggccgctgccactctaacctggtggtcccagcgcgcacgacccacgtggagttccaggtctccggcagcctctggaactgccggtctgcgggccaacaaggcagagttcatctcagcctatgctaccctccagtccctcgacttcttggcgctgacggaaacatggattaccacagaaaacactgctactcctactgctctctcctcatctgaccacgtgttctcgcacaccccgagagcatctggtcagcggggtggcgggactagaatcctcatctctcccaagtggacattctctctttctcccctgacccatctgtatacctcctcctttgaattcaatgctgtcacaatcactagcccattcaagcttaacatccttatcatttatcgccctccaggttcccttggagagttcatcaatgagcttgacgccttgataagttcctttcctgaggatggcttacccctcacaattctgggtgactttaacctccctacgtctacctttgactcatttctctctgcctcattctttccactcctctcctcttttggcctcaccctctcaccgtccccccctactcacaaggcaggcaatacgcttgacctcatctttactagatgctgttcttctaccaatctcactgcaactcccctccaagtctccgaccactaccttatATCCGTTTCACTCtcactctcctccaacactactcactctgcccctactcagatggtattgcaccgtcgcaaccttcgctctctctctcctgctactctctcctcttccatcctatcatctcttccctctgctcaaaccttctccaaccaatctcctgattctgcctcctcaaccctcctctcctccctttctgcatcctttgactctatGTCCCATATCCTCCTGGCCGGCTCgatcctcccctcctgctccgtggcttgacgactcattgcgagctcacagaacagggctccgggcagccgagcggaaatggaggaaaaccagcctccctgcggacctggcatcttttcactccctcctctccacattttcttcctctgtttctgctgctaaagccactttctaccactctaaattccaggaagctctttgccaccttctcctccctcctgaatcctcctcccccccccccccctctctgcggacgactttgtcaaccattttgaaaagaagattaacgacatccgatcctcgtcctgctcacattgccctaccctatgctttgacctctttctcccctctctctccagatgaaatcttgtgacttgtgatggccggccgcccaacaacctgcccgcttgaccctatcccctcctctcttctccaggccatttctggagaccttctcccttacctcacctcgctcatcaactcatccttgaccgctggctacgtcccttccgtcttgaagagagcgagagttgcaccccttctcaaaaaacctacactcgatccctctgatgtcaacaactacagaccagtatcccttctttcttttctctccaaaactcttgaacgtgccgtccattgccagctctcttgctatccctctcagaatgaccttcttgatccaaatcagtcaggtttcaagactggtcattcaactgagactgctcttttctgtgtcacggaggctctccgcactgctaaagctaactctctctcctctgctctcatccttctagacctatctgctgcctttgatactgtgaaccatcagatcctcctctccaccctctccgagttgggcatctccggcgcggctcactcttggattgcgtcctacctgacaggtcgctcctaccaggtggcatggcgagaacgccgcagcccgtctggtgttcaaccttcccaagttctctcacgtcaccctgctcctccgcacactccactggcttccagttgaagctcgcatctgctacaagaccatggtgcttgcctacggggctgtgaggggaacggcacctccgtaccttcaggctctgatcagtccctacacccaaagaagggcactgcgttcatccacctctggcctgctcgcctccctacctctgcggaagcacagttcccgctcagcccagtcaaaactgttcgctgctctggcaccccaatggtggaacaagctcccacTCACGACGCCTTGACAGCGAAGTCAATCACCACCtaccggagacacctgaaaccccacctctttaaggaatacctaggataggataaagtaatccttctaacccccccccaaaaaaaagatatcgatgtactattgtaaagtggttgttccactggatatcataaggtgaatgcaccaatttgtaagtcgctctggataagagtgtctgctaaatgacgtaaatgtaaatgttatccaGGTGTTCGATGACGTAGCGTAGGCCCATGtgtgaggtagcctagtggttaacaTCGcttggccagtaaccaaaaggtctctggttcaaatccctgagccaactaggtgaaaaatctgtcgatgtggccttgagcaaggcacttgctcctgtaagtcgctctcgataagagggtctgctaaatgactaaaatgtaaatgttgacaGCATTGTCCACAGACctgagcatttcttattggacaaaccCAGTTAGTTCCTCCCTGTTTCCGTGTGTTCTtacgtttggtgcctaatgaacacacccCACTGTTTGTGCATCTGTGTGTCTCTTGCAGGTACGAAGGAGAGTTCATTCAGGGGAAGTTCCAAGGCGCAGGCGTCTTCAGTCGTTTTGACGGGATGAAGTTCGAAGGAGAGTTCAAGAGTGGATGTGTGCAGGGATACGGTAAACAGTAGAATCTCAGCAACACCCTCTTTATACTTTTCTTATAACTTTGAACTAAACAagtttattctgtctctcactgttaaatgACACAACTCACTTTGTAAAAGGAATCTGTAGCAGGGTCTTTTTCAATTATTCTGTATATTTAGAGGGGGGGTTTAATGTGTAGCAGTAAGGTTAGGTTTCggtttaaaacctctacgggatcagtgggtcccttccacgggacggttgaactaacgtaggctaatgcgattagcatgaagcTGTAACAAGTAacaagtaacaagaacatttcccaggacatagacatatctgatattggcagaaagcttaaattgttgttaatctacaacattttgaacagaaatgcaatggttcattgattcagtctaaaactttgcacatacactgctgccatctactgaccaaaatctaaattgcgcctgggctggaataatacaatatggcctttctcttgcatttcaaatatgattgtacaaaacaaatacaataaaacgcatgtttttttcttcgtattatcttttaccggatctaatgtgttatattctcctacattcatttcacatttacacaaacttccaagtgtttcctttcaaatggtatcaagaatatgcatatccttgcttcagatcCTGAGCTAaatgcagttagatttgggtatgtcattttaggcaaaaattgaaaaaaaggggcggatccatAAGAGGTTTAAGTTAATGACATAAACCTGAACTTGAACTTAAACATGACCTTTGCAGGTATGCTGACGTTCGCTGACGGAGGTctggaaagagggggaggaggaagaggaggaggaagaggagggacgaGCCACGAGGGTCTGTTTGAGAGAGGCCAGCTGGTGGGCAGAGAGGGGTGCCAGGGCACGGTGCAGCGAGCACAGGGGGCAGCCGCCAAGGCACGGGCACTCTCCATGTGACCTGCAGCTAGGGTGCGCTACTCAGGGAACAATTCACTATCATACTCACACCCTTCTTTTTCTTCATTCATCTCATTCTGTTCTCTGTCTTTACGGTTATACTCCTctgtacacagtgtacaaaacattaagaacacctttgctctcagaacagcctcaattcgtcgtgggcctggattctacaaggtgttgaaagcgttccacagggatgctggcccatgttgactccaaatgcttcccacagttgtgtcaagttgactggatgtccttcgggtggtggaccattcttgatacacacaggaaactgttgagcgtgaaaaacccagcagagatgcagttcttgacacacacaaactggtgcgcctggcagaCTTTTGATTgtctctattaaaaagaggaggatcccatcagctatCTGTAGGctaactatatttatttctcaactctcaTAATATTTAGCATATTGCTTCGCTTTACAATCGGGGTAGCCTACCtgactggcatgaaaatgaaccgaGGGAAAAGTGCCTTCGTTTCCTATTCAAGTGCATATGGATCACAGGTACATGATAATGGCCCATTCTAAACCAAAACTAATCTCACACAAATATTATTTAGCGTATGTAAAGACAAGactaaattgagaatagtctgattcGTGACAATATTATCCCTTGTGAATGATACCCAGTGTGTGCAAtctaaggcaagaaacagcacaTGCATATTTTTTGGGACTTTTATTAGATCATAGTCGCATGCATCGTGTGGTATGGCCCATagacctatatgttttgataaggtttgtatcacaactaaagtggccaaaaaACTCCAAACATAGCCTCTAGGCCCAAGACCCCTGGAACATGGTAGGAGTGCCCATAGCCTACAGAGCCTAATGAAACCTGTTCTTATAAGCCATCATTGTGCAATCGCGTGtgaaaacagttttgactggacACTATTTTAAAGAAGATCCCAGCTTTCTCTTACTGCTATATTTATTGCttaattcttaaaatgaagtacattaatccgctttataaATGGTGTACCGTACTTGGCATTTTAAAAACGTAACCGCACGAAACCTCCATTTGCTTTTCGAGTGAAGGCTAcggatgacatgtatttttttatgtttctaaaaaataatttcacacatatattagtaggctatatgtaaagaccagattaaattgagaatagtctgatgggtgagaatattatcaagcgcttgtcaaattgtgaatgagagactgatgaagtgtgtgctgCCTGCGCAAGAAACAGAGCAGAGTGCTTCcctttcattcaacttttttaaaatcatcat is a window from the Salmo trutta chromosome 38, fSalTru1.1, whole genome shotgun sequence genome containing:
- the LOC115178310 gene encoding MORN repeat-containing protein 4; translation: MTLTRGSFTYSNGEEYHGEWREGLRHGLGQLTLSDGTCYTGQFENGLFNGCGMLVFPDGSRYEGEFIQGKFQGAGVFSRFDGMKFEGEFKSGCVQGYGMLTFADGGLERGGGGRGGGRGGTSHEGLFERGQLERASQPEPWGRVH